Genomic window (Paraglaciecola psychrophila 170):
GGACATGAATTCATTGACTCTACAAGCATCAAGGTGTGTCATAACATCGAATACCTAGACATAAAACCTTCGACGGTATCGCTCAACGAGGTAAAGGTACTATGGGTTGGTTTTATGGTTTTAAGCTCCACTTAGTCGTCAATCATCACGGTGAAATTGTTGCTGCGAAAGTCACAACCGCCAATGTACATGACACCCAACCCGTACGTGAATTAGCAGAAGGCTTGACTGATAAATTGTATGGAGACAAAGGCTATTTGAGTAAAGATTTGGAAGCAGATTTATTAGACAAAGGTGTAAGTCTCATCACAACCGTTCGCAAAAATATGAAAGCAAGAGCTATATCGTTGTGGGATAGAGCCATGCTTTCAAGGCGCTATATAATTGAAACAATAAACGACCAACTTAAGAATATTTCTTATATCGAACACTCAAGGCATCGGAGTATGAACGGCTTTATGCTGAATTACTCGCGGGATTGGTCGCTTATTGTTTAAAAGAAAATAAGCCAAGCTTCAATTTAACTGACGTAGAGCTGAACTCTATGATCATCGCTTATGCAGATCTCAGGCTAGTTATGAAACCATTTATCAGCACATTTGGTCTGACAGGCAATTGGTGGCTATTTATTCCAACATTTACGTAGAAGAGGTAATTGGGAAATTAACCTGGCCCTTTGGCAAAGGGCACAGTGGCGCACTGGTCACGATTGTAGAGCGGAATACTAGCTTTACTGTTTCGACATGTCTAGATGACAAATCAGCTAAAAAAGACACAGCAGCCACCATAGCTTTGTTAGCACCGTTTAAAGGCGCGGTGCTAACGATCACAGCAGATAATGGTGAAGAATTTGGGTACCATGAACAGATGACTGAAAGTTTGAAATGTGATGTTTATTTTGCAGATCCTTATTGTTCGTGGCAACGAGGGCTGAATGAAAACACCAATGGCCTATTACGACAATATTAGCCGAAATCAACAGACTTTTAAAAGGAATCGCAATAAGCCGTTCAGGATGTAATAGTCAATCTCAATGATAGGCCAAGAAAGAAACTAAATTATAAAAAGCCAGCCAAGCTAATGGTTGAACACATGGTGGCTATAGCTGCTTAGAGGTTATGCACTTCAGACTTGAATATGCCCTTCTAAAAGAACGTTCCATTACCGCATTATCCCAACAGTTGCCGCGTCGACTTATACTTTGGGGAATTTGATATTTCCAGAGCATTTGTCGGTATTGAAGACTCATGTAGTGACAGCTTTGGTCTGAATAAAGAATTAAGATTTTTGGGCGTCTTCGGGTCTCAAAAGCTATTCGTAATGCTGCACAGATCAAGTCGGTATTAGTACTGTCTACACAGGCCCTACCCACTATTTTCCTAGCGAATAAGTCCATAAATACGGCTAAATATAACCACTGTGTTCCAGACCAAAGATAGGTGACACCAACGCAACAGACCTGATTTTTATCTTCAACATTAAATTGCCGTTTGAGTAAATTAGGCGCAATTTTCGATTCATTTTCGCTATTTTTAGCTAGTTTTCTGGGGTGTGTGCTGACGAGTCCTACCTCTTTCATCAAACTGGCCGCTTTATAACGCCCGACATTTTCACCGTTTTGATTGAGTTGACCTGCAATGGTTCTCGCGCCGCAGCACCTCGACTATTTTGATGTATTTTAACGGCTTGTTCTGTCAATCTTTCACGCTCCATTTCGAGGCGTTTGACTTGTCCCTTCAAGCTGAGGATTTTGGCTTGTTCGGGTGTCAGGGTGCCATTACCGCGAAAAGCATGGCCGTTATCATCTTCTGCCTCTTTGAGCCAACGACCCAGTATCTGAGCAGTAATACCTAAATTCGTAGCCGCCTCAACTCGACTGTATCTTTGTTCTATCACTAATGCGATGGCATCCAATTTAAATTCTTTTGAATATTTCTTACGTGCCGTCATTATCTATCTCCAGTTAGGCTTATTATGTTTTGACTGGGTGACCGGATTTATTCAACCACGTCAATAGGTATGGTTAGACGAAAATGATTTTTTGGTTAAATTTAGGCAAACAAGATTATACATTCGGTTGTCTTTTACTAAAGAATCCTAAATAAAAGGAAATATGACTTTTACTGATATATGTTCCCGATAAGTGTTTCGGAGGGTATTTTTAAGATATCGATATACAAAATACAAGGCAAGAACGAGGAGCAATAATTACGTTTGTTTACCTATTTTTCACAGGATAATAAGTCGAGTATTAAGCTCTATGGCGGCACGGACTTGGGTTTATATATCAGCAAAAACTTGACGAAATTTTGGGTTAACACATAAAGGACTTAGCCAGTTCGGTGAAGTTGCCCAGTTTGCCATTTACCTGTTCTGGAGAAGCGCAGCGATAAGTAAAACAGTGTATTCCCAGTGAGAGTTTGAAAAGTCGTTGCAAAATGAAAATTCACTAGACGTTAAAATCCCCAAATTAATGGACATATATTCTGTGCTGAGGATAGTCGTCGCCTGATTGCTTATCTGGTTAACAAAACCGCTACCAGGTTAAACCAGATTGATGACGGGCAATAAGCGACTACATTATCGAGAAATAAGGGTTTTATGTCGCCTATCGTTATGTTCACTGCAAATGAAGACTCAGCAAGTAAAAGGCAAATCTTGTTAGCGTGCATTTTTGAGTATTTTCCTAAACCGACAGATACTTAACATTTTTATCAAACGCTTATTAGGTACTTAGGGCCTACCCCTGAGCAGGCTCATGCTAATCGGCTTCAGCATAATGATTTTATCCTTTGAATTGCCCAGTATCAAATCAACTTTCATATTAAAATAAGCGATATTAAAGGGGTCTTGACGATGCAAAATTTGGATTCATTGAAACAATTAATAAGTAAAATAGAGCTTCGCGTGAAGTTATGATTTAAACGATCATTGATGTGACCATGCAAGTCGAATACCACATCGATGCAGAAGAGCATCCCGCCGCCGAATTTTTAGCCTATGAATTACACGCTCAAATTGAACAATTACAATCCTAGATGTGTTTCGAATCGGCTGTTTATAATCGACTTAGTTTATGTGCAATCCAGAACTTTGCTGCTCACTATTAGTTTACATAGACATCTGTTGCAGTTTAGCTTTGTAAATTGCTGACTGATTTGAACTTGTAGCTTTGACTATTAAATCCGCCATTTCAGCGATACGAATATTGTTATCCATCGCGCGTTTTTGCAATAAGCGATAGGCTTCTGCTTCGCTTAATTTGAGCTGTTCCATCATTAACAATCTGGCTCTATCTATGGTTTTTTGTTCTGTTAATGCGCGTTTTACGTCATTAAGTTCATCTGCCATTTTTTTTATATGTTTAGATTGATCGCGTAATAAGTCGTAAAAAGAATGACTCACATTTAACTTATTGCTGGCGTCAAGGTCTAATTCACTGAGGTTTTCAGCACCTCGTAAACCAGGCATTGCAGAATCGAACAACATGCTGAAGCTTGAATCATCACTTTCAGTCAAATTTGCAAACATTTTTAAGCGTTTGTTGTGGTGGCAGAGTTCAGCAGAGGCTTGTTTAACCCGTTTATTAGCTAAGTTGACTAAGGTTTCCGCAATGCTTTCTTCCATTACATGCATTTGGTTTATCCGCTGTGTGGCAACTTCATACCAAACTTCACTGATTTCTGCCGAAATAGGCGAGCCATCAACGAGTTTACGGATCATATTACGCATTTGCTCAATGGATTTCATTGGTGTGCTTGTCTCCAACTCAAGCCAAAGTTGCTTGTCAGATTGACTAGCAAACTCTAGAAATATTTGGAAACAATTTCGCTGCGCAACTTGCAACTGTTCGAGACGTTCACACAGCTCTTGGTTAAAGTGGGTTTCTGCAAAACCGATCGCCCCCCAAGCCCGCTCTTGTCCGGTATATTCTTTGCCTTGCATAAAATTAAACATAGCAACCAGAATGCGAGTAATGGCAGGGTCACTTGCCACATCGGCAGCTTCAAAAACAACGTTTAATAAACCTGCGACAAGTCGACAATAAGCTTGCGAAGAATTAAGCGGAGAAATGGCTAAGCTATCAATTTTATGGCGCAAAACCGGAAGATTATCCATGCCCTGTAGAGCGATACTTATACTGTTAAGGAGTCGCATATTGTCAGCGGTGTCATGACCAATTAAATACTGAGTTTTGAATTGACTACGCAGAAAGTCTTCCGCCAAAACACTTTGTAATATCTGTTCTGTACGTTGTTTAGTAAATCGTTCACAACGTGAGGCTAAAAATATGTTGCTAGTACCCCGTTCCTTTTGTAACTGATGAATAAACACACTGATCGAGTTAACAACCTGGCAGTTAGCCAACAATCGTTTAAGTGCGTTGATCTCTGCGTGTTTCGCTGCCAGCAGAAAGCGTTTAGTCGCTTCACTATATCCCATTTTCCCTCCTTTGATATCAGAGTATAGATAAAATAAAACGTTATTTTTCGTAACATAAAACATGATGCCTGATATTTTTCATCTTGACATCTATTTTATATTTTTTAAGGGGAGAAGGTTGGCTATCTTTCATCTATTACTCAATTGTTTTCAAGTTATTAATAATTTAAAATAAGCACCTCTCGTTGTTATGCAAATCAGTTTTGAATATTGCCTTTTCTTATGATGATGAATTGATTTTATTCAAACAGACTTATTTGCACCAGCGCATTTAGATGGCAACACCGCTTTCTGAAAGCTCCAACTAAGATACAAACTGAGACCGTTCCGGGGAACGTTGATGTAGACGAAACCTATAGAGCGTTGTATTCCGATTTTTATAACAAGTCGACATTGAGAAAAAATATTCAAACTATTCTGCTCATATTAGAGCCAGTGGTTTTAATCTCAAAATATACAGTGCAATGTGGGGACCACATGAGTTTAGTGCTTCAGGTACATTAAAATATTACAATTCAGTATCACTCTCAAGGCAAATAGAAGGTAAAAGACACTATTTTTTGCCGTGCAATATAACTCTGCTCGTATCGACACAATACAAAATTATGTAACCTGAATCCTTAAACAGGATTTAGGTTAAGTATACTTTTAACAACATTGTCGCCATTTATCTCTCTTTCTCTAATATTAACAAAAACTTCAACGTTACTAAATTCGGCTGTCACCTTGAATGCGGTTAATGGTCAAGAAGGCTTTGACGTTCTCAACAATTACCTTGATTACATCTCCTAGGTAGATCAAATCTGGGTTCTGTATCTGTTGACTTTGCTTCCACAAGTCAAATCATAGTATTGGGTCATCTAGATATTTTTTAGCTATACTCCAAAGGGTGCCACCACCTTGAACTTCATAGACCTCAGACAAATCATTGCGCAGTTGCAGTTGCACCATATATGTTTGATCTTAGCTGGCAGGCTTTAACGGAAAATTTTGCAAGTTACTATAATCGTCGTATTCATCATCCGCTGCAGTTGCCTCAATCGGCAGTAAAACACCGTCAATTAAGCGCATCTCAGGGTTATATAGTGCATCGACGCCAATACTGTAAGGACTCACTTCGTTGAGGATAGCCTGGTTAATTTGAGTAAGTTCTTCGACCGTATCCTTTATCGACTGCAAACCCTGGTATGTTTTGGCGCTAGTAAAAGACTGCAACTTATCACCGGTTGCACTAACGCTTGGTTGCTGATTAAAAAAATCGGGGGTAACAAAGCTTACGGCAACAATATCTACGCTGGTAAGCACATTAGCACGCAATTGATTATTAATTTCACCCATAGACTCAAGGCGTTCCGACTCTGTACCCAAATTTACGGTATTGGCAATAAGATGGATTTCGAGTAAGGTTTTAAAAGTCAGTGCCCCTAAGTTTTTACTGGTTAACACTATGTTACCAGCCGCACCGGCATCAACCTGTTCAATCACCAAATCTTTTTTGGCTGATACATCTACATTAATTGAGCTGCCATTATTAGCCACTTTCAGCTCAACAATCTCGGTGTCGAGATCAATATCGCCTGAAGCACTGATGTCGAGACGGTTAGCCACGACCGTCCCGGTGATACTGTTAGCTCCGGTTGCTTGGCTGTCGAGTAAAATGTCACCGTTAGAATTATAGGACAGTGTCATACTGCCATCGTTGAAGCTCACATTATCACTGTTGAAGGTGGTCGTTAAAGAAGTATCTAGGTCCAAATTAGTGCTGCTATTAGTCAAGTCCTCAAACTCACTAAAAGCAGTACCGCTAACATAGTTAGTCGCACTCACAGGACCCGTGACGCTCCACTCTATGTTGTCAATATTAACCAGTAATCTATCGGTACCACTACCACCCTGCAACGAGACTGATGCCGAGGCCACATTGTTAAGTTCCACCACGTCATCTCCAGCGCCTGTATTAAGGCTATTAACTAACCCCCCATCAAGGTTGACAAAGTCTTCGCCAGCACCGGTGTCAATATTATTAATCGCACCAGAACTGACAATGAAATTATCAACACCGCCGCCGCTGGTAATATTTTCAATACCGCTAAAACCTAAACTATTACCGCTACTGCTAACACGACCTCTACCGTCACCTAAGATCCAGGTACTGTCTAAGTCACCACCTTGTAACTCACCTGTTGCACTACCCGCATCGAGCTGTCTCACTCCGCTAAAGGTAATACCGGTATAGCTCATAGTATTGATATCACTAAAATTATAGGTGCTGTTAATATCAACTCCCGCAAAATTGCCGGTATTGAGCACCGCATCGATATCGGTAAAAATCACTGATATACCACTCATTACCGCAATGGCCTTAGCGGCCTCTGCCGAACTCGCCGACCAGACAGCACCGTTACCATCAACATTATCTGTGCCACCGTTGCCGTCGATATTGTCAAGTCCGTCAAAGACAATTCCAGCCACCGATACACTGCCAACTTCACTTAGTCTAAAGCTATCATTGCCAGTAGTTGCCAATAAGCGGCTAGTGGTCGCCGACGCTTTTTCGACACCGGTAAAGTTAACACCTTGCGCGCTTAAAGCATTGTTGCTATTCAGCTGCCAATCAGTGTTAGCCGCTGCATTAACTTGATCACTGCCGCTACCAGCATTGACCGTACTGATACCAGTAAAGTTTACTACATCGCCAATATTGGCCTGCTGATAGTTAATATCGCCCGCGCCAACAATGGTAAATGTGTCACTGCTGTCGCTACCCAGTAACTGAGCACCCGATGCTGCAACAGTACCTGATACCGAGTGACCGGACGCGAGTGCCAGAGTATCACCTGCACCCCATCCGTAATTGCTTTGCACGGCCAAACCGTTAAATTCAATCCCGCCAACGCTCATTATAGTGTCACTGGACAAGACGTAATCCAAATCGGCACTGTCGCTAACTGAGTCTTCACCGTCCTTCAGCGTCACCTTATTCAAACCGGTGATATTCATTTTGTTGGCTACAACACCGTTGTGAACATCAACATTGCCAGCACCATTGATGATGAAGGTCTCTGACGCTCCATCAAGCGCAACCACACCTGCGTTATTGGCTACCAGTTGTTGTACCCCATCAAAGGTGATGCCATGGTTAATCGCTTGATTATCCGTGCCCGTTAACAACCAGTCTGTACCCAAAGAGCCTGTCACTATATCGGTGCCACCAAGGGCATCGACCGTACTGACATTACTGAATTTGACTAGGTTTTGATTACCCAGAGTAAAGTCCAGCGCATTGCTGTCCGTCACTGTAAAGGTATCTACCCCAGCGCTACCCAGTAGCTGGGCATTCTTGGCATTAATGAGGGTATCTGTCGCAATGTTATGGTTATCCGACAGCGCCAGCGTATCGTTTGTACCCCAGTTAAAATTACCGAAGGCACCGCTGCTAAAGCTAATGCCCAAAACATTCATGGCGCTGTCACTTTCCAACTCGTAAGCGTAAGTGCCTGTATTATCATCCGTTACTGTATCGGTAGTATCCAATGTCACGCTATTGACTGAATAAAAGTCGATACCCTGAGCATTCACATTCACAGCGCCACTGCCAAACACTGTAAAAGCGTCGTTGCCCGAGCCAGATGTGTTGCCCGCGTCAATGCTGGCATTGCCCGAAACAACCTGTGCTACTTCAATATGCTCAAAATCAATGTTGCCATCACTCAGGTGCTCGTTACCCTTTAATGTCCAGGTCTGATTAACCTGACCCATCAATATATCGCTATCGCCAATGGCGTCACTACTGCT
Coding sequences:
- a CDS encoding DDE-type integrase/transposase/recombinase, which gives rise to MAGQLNQNGENVGRYKAASLMKEVGLVSTHPRKLAKNSENESKIAPNLLKRQFNVEDKNQVCCVGVTYLWSGTQWLYLAVFMDLFARKIVGRACVDSTNTDLICAALRIAFETRRRPKILILYSDQSCHYMSLQYRQMLWKYQIPQSISRRGNCWDNAVMERSFRRAYSSLKCITSKQL
- a CDS encoding transposase, which codes for MTARKKYSKEFKLDAIALVIEQRYSRVEAATNLGITAQILGRWLKEAEDDNGHAFRGNGTLTPEQAKILSLKGQVKRLEMERERLTEQAVKIHQNSRGAAAREPLQVNSIKTVKMSGVIKRPV
- a CDS encoding nitrate- and nitrite sensing domain-containing protein produces the protein MGYSEATKRFLLAAKHAEINALKRLLANCQVVNSISVFIHQLQKERGTSNIFLASRCERFTKQRTEQILQSVLAEDFLRSQFKTQYLIGHDTADNMRLLNSISIALQGMDNLPVLRHKIDSLAISPLNSSQAYCRLVAGLLNVVFEAADVASDPAITRILVAMFNFMQGKEYTGQERAWGAIGFAETHFNQELCERLEQLQVAQRNCFQIFLEFASQSDKQLWLELETSTPMKSIEQMRNMIRKLVDGSPISAEISEVWYEVATQRINQMHVMEESIAETLVNLANKRVKQASAELCHHNKRLKMFANLTESDDSSFSMLFDSAMPGLRGAENLSELDLDASNKLNVSHSFYDLLRDQSKHIKKMADELNDVKRALTEQKTIDRARLLMMEQLKLSEAEAYRLLQKRAMDNNIRIAEMADLIVKATSSNQSAIYKAKLQQMSM
- a CDS encoding IS30 family transposase; translated protein: MAIYSNIYVEEVIGKLTWPFGKGHSGALVTIVERNTSFTVSTCLDDKSAKKDTAATIALLAPFKGAVLTITADNGEEFGYHEQMTESLKCDVYFADPYCSWQRGLNENTNGLLRQY